One region of Wyeomyia smithii strain HCP4-BCI-WySm-NY-G18 chromosome 3, ASM2978416v1, whole genome shotgun sequence genomic DNA includes:
- the LOC129728515 gene encoding uncharacterized protein K02A2.6-like: MKGLARAYVWWPGLDKDVEEKARECQYCLQEQPSPALSKLVPWPVPEPNFTIERTMECIARFGLVDTVVSDNGTQFTAGKFQSFLMANGIRHCPTAPGHPATNGAAENFVKTFKASLKKTLLEKRSKNPYEVWVWEYRKTPHCSSKISPAAAMLGRELITNFDRLIPCKSQVSDSAALRKNLQRAQAKQRVYHKGIRSNSFQRGDNVLVRDYTDPNHAGRKQ, from the exons ATGAAAGGGTTGGCCAGGGCGTACGTGTGGTGGCCTGGTCTAGATAAGGACGTCGAAGAAAAGGCTCGCGAGTGTCAATATTGTTTGCAGGAACAGCCTTCTCCAGCATTATCGAAGCTAGTTCCATGGCCGGTACCAGAAC CCAATTTCACGATCGAGCGTACAATGGAATGCATTGCCCGGTTTGGGTTGGTGGACACTGTAGTTAGTGATAATGGCACGCAGTTTACCGCGGGCAAATTTCAATCGTTTTTGATGGCTAATGGTATCAGGCACTGTCCAACAGCTCCAGGTCATCCAGCTACTAATGGTGCTGCAGAGAACTTTGTCAAAACTTTTAAAGCATCTTTAAAAAAGACGTTATTAGAAAAGCGATCGAAAAACCCATACGAAGTTTGGGTTTGGGAATACCGTAAGACTCCACATTGTTCCTCCAAAATTTCACCCGCTGCTGCCATGCTAGGTCGAGAGTTGATTACCAACTTTGACAGATTGATCCCTTGTAAATCACAAGTTAGTGACTCAGCCGCCCTCAGGAAGAATCTCCAGCGAGCACAAGCAAAGCAACGTGTGTATCATAAAGGTATCAGATCCAATAGTTTTCAGCGTGGGGATAATGTCCTAGTCAGAGACTACACGGATCCTAATCACGCAGGACGAAAGCAGTGA
- the LOC129731340 gene encoding tumor suppressor candidate 3, with the protein MRILIKIAILIAISLCLFHHVQSQGKSRGAQPLSEKVQQLLEMNAKRPVMRFNGNRFRDFVKSVPRNYSVVIMFTAMAPARQCVICRHAHDEYTIVANSYRYSQTYSNKLFFAMVDFDEGSDVFQMLRLNTAPVFIHFPAKGKPKPADTMDIQRVGVSAEVIGKWIQERTDIQIRIFRPPNYSATVAILMLTAFVGSFLYLRRNNLDFLYNKQMWGFLAVIFCLAMVSGQMWNHIRSPPFVHKSQNGGIAYIHGSSQGQLVIETYIVMFLNAMIVVGMVLLTESGWQTDARKGKITAIVGLVLVAVFFSLILSIFRSKAQGYPYSFLFK; encoded by the exons ATGAGAATTCTGATAAAAATTGCAATTCTGATTGCAATCTCGTTGTGTCTGTTCCACCATGTCCAAAGTCAAGGAAAAAGTCGAGGG GCTCAGCCACTCTCAGAAAAAGTGCAGCAACTACTGGAAATGAATGCAAAAAGACCGGTAATGCGTTTCAACGGAAATCGTTTTCGAGATTTCGTAAAATCGGTTCCTCGGAATTACTCGGTCGTCATCATGTTCACCGCGATGGCACCGGCCCGGCAGTGTGTGATTTGCCGGCATGCACACGACGAATATACGATAGTTGCCAATTCTTACCGTTACTCACAAACTTACTCTAATAAGCTTTTCTTCGCCATGGTTGATTTCGATGAGGGCTCGGACGTTTTTCAAATGCTTCGCTTGAACACAGCTCCGGTATTTATTCATTTCCCGGCTAAAGGCAAACCAAAACCCGCAGATACAATGGACATTCAGCGAGTGGGTGTTTCTGCAGAAGTTATTGGCAAGTGGATTCAGGAACGAACTGATATCCAAATTAGAATCTTCCGTCCACCGAATTATTCAGCTACCGTGGCTATTCTCATGCTGACAGCGTTTGTCGGTAGTTTCCTATATCTGCGCAGGAATAACCTGGACTTTTTGTATAACAAGCAAATGTGGGGATTTTTGGCAGTCATATTTTGCCTTGCTATGGTGTCCGGTCAGATGTGGAATCACATCAGAAGCCCGCCGTTTGTCCACAAAAGCCAAAACGGAGGTATAGCGTATATTCATGGGTCGTCGCAAGGACAGTTGGTGATTGAAACGTATATCGTTATGTTTTTGA ATGCGATGATCGTTGTCGGTATGGTATTGCTAACGGAATCAGGCTGGCAAACCGATGCAAGAAAGGGGAAAATCACGGCTATCGTCGGGTTGGTGTTGGTGGCCGTGTTTTTCTCGCTAATTCTTTCGATCTTCCGATCGAAGGCGCAAGGATATCCCTACAG CTTTTtattcaaataa
- the LOC129731339 gene encoding uncharacterized protein LOC129731339, whose product MMSSETELSILNVVPNDNTCWLCHSASRPLSALFSSNDSSKLYRQQIFACLDIVAVYDRDANRAICTDCCDKLGSFSWFSHQGKSNDLFLRQLPQECFRAGEEYCRLCLSTNGHLQVVFPLGAEVDSDLCAIIKECIGVEVNYYRDLGAQICNLCRSQLLSFATYKQICKQLHSKSRDSLSDNEKQWKNNEILDGSASQNKRKQSNLIEVNAKRQKLDALGSKPLESSQKTDRKMIFRMLWTADDERNFEVIKEKKGRAKVYVAGFTFNFVNVKNDGSSLWYCEMKQLVKCKNAVTISADGKIAIFDPKLKHTHGSEIPRLLKCPPGKGCLLKEDGRVESFWLLHGVVNGRDHERHLFYHNNRYILRNFNLDNDTSIWSCRAKGCRMTVEVSGVFKKIYQIQGFHSHPDVSSREIEDALKANKVKSNSEDVITPFRENKAQDWQNKNTKIITKLAIPQIYTILAEEDSDRNFAVCGARGNRYKILYLGYYYKYYLRAPGGFTYWKCIWENIHNCMAMIAISNDGKRATKYGQIEHNHPTKYAPIFDYDLKQYSVRKVPCDTLDHMLLLSRDCIYFRSRSLLYRHNIYNLQLIINDVETRWSCVKVDLQRKQCPAQLIIHGQFETFLQKGEHCHSPFTGKEIKCVKQGNQLELSALNNDKKLSTENTEDTSSSGISENLLSMLKKQLFSYPVGRGIMWDSFEQRHHPFFLLTDNTKTRDNPNKVFYKHYRYSFASIDEYGTSQWICCQLLDTNTIQGTCTAHLIIEGVFQRVSFKGIHNHERIPEPIVEFLCSGAE is encoded by the exons ATGATGAGCAGTGAAACGGAGCTCTCTATTTTAAACGTCGTACCGAATGATAATACTTGCTGGCTCTGCCATTCTGCGAGTCGGCCTCTATCAGCACTTTTCTCTTCGAACGATTCATCTAAACTATACAGACAACAAATTTTCGCTTGTTTGGATATTGTG GCCGTTTATGATAGAGACGCAAATAGGGCGATATGCACTGACTGCTGTGATAAATTAGGATCGTTTAGTTGGTTTAGTCACCAAGGAAAAAGTAATGATTTATTTCTGAGGCAGTTACCGCAGGAATGTTTCCGTGCTGGTGAGGAGTACTGCCGATTATGCCTAAGTACTAACGGACATCTGCAGGTCGTATTTCCGTTAGGCGCAGAAGTTGACAGTGATCTTTGTGCCATTATTAAGGAATGCATAGGAGTTGAGGTGAATTACTACCGAGATTTAGGGGCACAAATATGTAATCTCTGTCGCTCTCAACTGCTATCTTTTGCTACTTACAAGCAAATATGTAAGCAGTTACATAGTAAATCGCGCGATAGTCTTTCTGACAATGaaaaacaatggaaaaataaCGAAATACTTGATGGTTCGGCATCACAAAATAAACGCAAGCAAAGTAATCTAATAGAGGTGAATGCTAAGAGACAAAAACTTGATGCACTGGGAAGCAAACCTTTGGAAAGTAGTCAGAAAACCGATCGTAAAATGATTTTTCGTATGCTTTGGACTGCTGATGATGAGAGAAACTTTGAGGTTATTAAGGAGAAAAAGGGAAGAGCAAAAGTATATGTGGCTGGCTTCACGTTCAACTTTGTTAATGTGAAAAATGATGGTTCTAGTTTATGGTACTGTGAGATGAAACAACTGGTCAAATGCAA AAATGCTGTGACGATCAGTGCCGATGGAAAAATTGCTATTTTCGATCCTAAATTGAAACACACGCATGGATCTGAGATTCCACGACTTTTGAAATGCCCCCCTGGCAAAGGTTGTCTACTCAAAGAGGATGGAAGAGTGGAATCCTTTTGGTTACTACACGGTGTTGTAAACGGAAGAGACCATGAGCGGCATCTTTTCTATCATAATAATAGATATATTCTAAGAAACTTCAATCTTGATAACGACACTTCCATCTGGTCATGTCGGGCTAAAGGTTGCCGAATGACTGTCGAGGTTTCCGGTGTTTTCAAAAAGATTTATCAAATTCAAGGGTTTCATAGCCATCCAGATGTATCATCTCGTGAAATTGAAGATGCGTTAAAAGCAAACAAAGTTAAATCAAACTCAGAGGATGTGATAACTCCATTTCGTGAGAATAAAGCTCAGGACTGGCAGAATAAAAATACAAAGATTATAACCAAGTTGGCAATCCCTCAAATCTACACTATATTAGCAGAGGAAGACTCGGATCGCAATTTCGCGGTTTGTGGAGCAAGAGGAAATAGATACAAAATTCTTTATCTTGGGTACTATTATAAATACTATTTAAGAGCACCAGGCGGATTTACATATTGGAAGTGCATATGGGAGAATATACACAACTGCATGGCGATGATTGCCATTTCTAACGATGGCAAGCGAGCTACCAAGTATGGTCAAATTGAACACAATCATCCTACAAAATATGCTCCCATATTTGATTACGACCTTAAACAATACTCAGTCAGGAAGGTTCCCTGTGATACTTTGGATCACATGTTGCTTCTTTCCCGCGATTGTATTTATTTTCGCAGCAGATCCCTACTGTATCGTCATAACATCTACAACCTTCAACTTATCATCAACGATGTGGAAACTAGATGGTCTTGTGTAAAAGTAGACCTTCAGAGGAAGCAATGTCCTGCGCAGTTGATCATTCACGGACAGTTCGAGACATTTCTGCAGAAGGGTGAACATTGTCATTCTCCATTCACAGGAAAAGAAATCAAATGCGTTAAGCAAGGCAATCAGCTAGAGCTATCTGCTCTGAACAATGATAAGAAATTGTCAACTGAAAATACGGAAGACACATCAAGTTCGGGAATTTCGGAAAATTTACTGAGCATGTTGAAAAAGCAGCTGTTTTCCTATCCTGTTGGTAGAGGCATTATGTGGGATTCGTTTGAACAGAGGCACCATCCGTTTTTCTTACTAACAGACAATACTAAAACAAGAGATAATCCGAATAAGGTGTTTTATAAACATTATCGATACTCATTTGCATCGATTGACGAGTACGGAACTAGTCAGTGGATTTGCTGTCAACTTCTAGATACAAATACGATACAGGGCACATGTACGGCTCATTTGATAATTGAGGGTGTATTCCAGCGCGTATCGTTCAAAGGGATTCATAATCACGAAAGAATTCCTGAACCTATTGTAGAGTTTTTGTGCAGTGGCGCGGAATAG